Below is a genomic region from Delftia tsuruhatensis.
CGTCACGGTATAGCCATCGGAGCCATGCTCCAGCAGCCCGCATTCACGCAGCTCCTTGATGCGGGTGTTCAGCGTGTTGGGCGTGATGCCCCCCACGCTGTCTTGCAGCAGGCGAAAGGTCTGAGGATGGCCATCGCGCAACGCCCACAGCACGCGCAACGCGTAGCGGCATTCGAGTTTCTCGAACAGCTGGTTGATGGCAGCGTTTTCCTTGGAGCTCATGACGCTTCTCCTTGCGCAATGGTGTGTGTGGGCCGGCGGTGCCTGTGGGGGCAGGCGCGCCGAGCCAAGTCCCGGGGAACTATAGCTCTGGATCCATTTTGCTACAAGTTTGGTAGCTCAAAATCCACAGCGGCAATGCCCCACGCTACAGGAATACGCTGATTTCCGGACCTGTGTTGCAGTCCCGCCACGCGCATCGAGGGCCGCGAACAGCCTCAACTCTTGAGTTTCAGCAGATAGGTCATGACGCTGGCCGTGGTGTGCTCCAGTTCGAGGAAGCCACTGAAGTCGCGGCCGGCCTGCCAGGAGGGCTCCCAACGGTTCTGGCGCAGTGCGCGTTGCCAGATGTCGTGCTGCGTGGCCTGCTCCACCGCGCCCAGCAGGGCCTGGGCGCGTGCCGCGCTCACCTGCTTGCCCGTGAAGACGGCGCGCCAGTTGGCCATGTCGGCGTCCAGGCCTTGTTCGCGGAAGGAGGGCAGGCCGAACAGGCTGCGGCGCGAGGACACGCCGATGGCGCGCAGCTTGCCGCTGGCCAGTGCCTCGCTGAACTCGCTGTAGCCGGAGACACCCATGCGGGCATCACCCTTGAGCAGGGCCTCGACCACCTGGGCGCCGCCGGGAAACGGTTTGTAGACCAGATGCTCGGGCGCGGCCTTCGCCGCGCGTGTGAGCAGGCCGGCGAACATGTGGTCCACGCCGCCGGCGGAGCCGCCTGCGAAGGACTGGCGGGCCAGGTCGGCGCGCAGCGCCGCGACCAGGTCCCTGGCATTGCGGATGGGCGAATCCGCAGGCACGGCGACGACCAGGTAGTCGCTGGTCAGCCGGGCAATCGGCTGTATGTGCGACATGTTGACGGCGGGCTTTTGCAGCGCGACGGCGCCGACCATGACCATGCCGCCGATCAGCAGTGCATCGGGATCATCGCCATGGCGTTCGGCAAACCGGGCCAGGCCGATGGTGCCGCCCTTGCCGCCCACGTTCTCGTACTCCACGCGCTCGGCCGCGCCGCAGGCCACCAGGGCCGCGCCCAGGGCGCGGCCGGTCTGGTCCCAGCCCCCACCGGCATTGGCCGGGATCACGATGCGCAGGCTGGAGGCCACGCGCTGGGCTCCACCGGCAGCGCGCGGCGCATGGGCAGCAGGCGCGGCCGCTGGCGGCGCGGCCTGGGCCAACGGAGAGCACAGCATGGCCAGGGCAGCGCCCTGGGCCAGCATCTGGCGGCGGTTCGGGCGCGGGCCACCGGTGGCGTTGGCGGTGGTTTGCGAAAAGCTCGGAAGGCGCATGCAGTCTCCAATCGGGTTCGCGCGCCATTGTGGGCGCAAATGAATCAGAAAGGCAGATTATGTAAGCATATGCGTCAGCTGCTTGACACAACGCAGTACCGCCCGCCACCGCCAGGTTGCGCGGTCTGCCATAGTGCCACCTCAGTTCCTGAGCTTCAGCAGATAGGTCATGGCGCTGGCCATGGTGTGTTCCTGCTCCAGAAAACTGCTGAAGTCGCGGCCGGCCTGCCAGGAGGGCTCCCAACGGTTGTGGCGCAGCGCGCGCTGCCAGCTGTCGTGCTGCGTGGCCTGCTTCACGGCGTCCAGCAGGGCCTGGACGCGTGCCGCGCCCACCTGCCTGCCCGTGAAGACGGCGCGCCAGTTGGCCATGTCGGCGTCCAGGCCCTGCTTGCGAAAGGAGGGCAGGCCGAACAGTTCGCGGCGCGCGGATACACCGATGGCGCGCAGCCTGCCGCCGGCCAGTGCCTCGCTGAACTCGCTGTAGCCGGAGACACCCATGCGGGCATCGCCCTTGAGCAGGGCCTCGATCACCTGGGCGCCGCCGGGAAACGGCTTGTAGACCAGATGCGCGGGGTCGGCCTTGGCTGCGCGTGCGAGCAGGTAGACAAACATGTGGTCCACGCCGCCGGCCGAGCCGCCTGCGAAGGACTGGCGGGCCGGGTCGGCGCGCAGCGCCGCGACCAGGTCCCTGGCATTGCGGATGGGCGAATCCGCAGGCACGGCGACGACCAGGTAGTCGCTGGTCAGCCGGGCAATCGGCTGTATGTGCGACATGTTGACGGCGGGCTTTTGCAGCGCGACGGCGCCGACCATGACCATGCCGCCGATCAGCAGTGCATCGGGATCATCGCCATGGCGTTCGGCAAACCGGGCCAGGCCGATGGTGCCGCCCTTGCCGCCCACGTTCTCGTACTCCACGCGCTCGGCCGCGCCGCAGGCCACCAGGGCCGCGCCCAGGGCGCGGCCGGTCTGGTCCCAGCCCCCACCGGCATTGGCCGGGATCACGATGCGCAGGCTGGAGGCCACGCGCCGGGCGGCGCCGGTCGCGGGCCGGGCCAGCGGCGAGCACAGGACGGCCAGGGCCGCGCCCTGGGCGAGCAGGCGGCGGCGGGGCGGTGCGGCATCCCGCGCCGCAGGCCCGGCGGACGCTTCGGATGGCGGGTCGGGGGCAAGGCGCATGTTGTCTCCAATCGGTTCGCGGCTGCGGTGCCCAGGGCGGCAGGCGGGGCTGATGGGGCCAGTGAACATGCTCGGATGTCGGCGCGATGTCTGGTGGCACGTCCACCGGGGCGATGGCCCCGGGGATGGCTTCCGTCACACGAATGCGCGGGGCCATGGACCTGCATTCTGGTGCGGGAGTCCTGAGCCACCGCGGGGCTTGTCTGCACACATTGCGCCGGATGGGCGTTGGCCATGCACGACAGCGCAGGGCCCGCATCCTCCTCAGAAGTCGTATCGCATGCTCACGTTGACGCTGCGCGGCGCCCCCCAGGTGTAGTACAGCCCCTGGGCGTTGAAGTTGGTCACGCCCGCGAAGTAGTGCTTGTCCAGCAGGTTGTTGATGTTGGCCGAGACGCTGAGCTGGCGGTTGATCTGGTAGCGCGCCATCAGGTCCAGCACCCAGAAGGCATCCTGGCGCAGCGTGGCCTCGCCCCGGCTCGTGGAGATGGCGCTCTGCCAGCGTGCGGCGCCGCCCACGGTCAGGCCGGACAGCGAGCCCTGCGCGAAGCGGTAGGTGGTGCCCAGCTTGAACTGGTGGCGCGGACTGGTGGAGGCGTTGTCCAGGTTGCTGTTGATGGTCACGTAGCTGCCCTGGGCCTGCCAGCCCCTGGCCAGCTCGCCCGACAGCTCCAGCTCGAAGCCGCGCCTGCGTGCGCCCTGGACGGCGCGGTAGGCCGTGTCGCCGCCGGGCATCAGCCCGTCTTCCACGGCCGTGTTGTCGGTGCGCATCCAGAAGTGGGCGATGCTGGCGTTCAGGCGCTTGTCGAAGAACTCGCCCTTGGCGCCGATCTCGTAGGTCAGGCCTTCCTCGGGCGGCAGGGTGCGCTCCTGCAGGTCCTTGGCGCTTTGTGCCTTGAAGATGCTGGCGTAGCTGCCATAGACCGAGATGTTCGGACTCACGTCATACACCAGGCCGGCGTAGGGCGTGACCACGCCGTGCTCGCGCAGCTGGTAGTTGTACCAGCTGATGTCGGTGACATCCTTCTGGTCGTAGTTGGTAACGCGCAGGCCCGCGATCAGCTTGAGGGGGTCGGCAAGATGGAACCTTGCCGCGCTGTAGAGATAGCTGCGTCGGTTGCTGAACAGGTCGTTGGAGTAGGGAATGTTGTCGGCCGGCGCGGGAATGGCGCCGCCACCCTGGGTGAAATCCACCTCGGGCAGGTTCAGGCCGGGGCGCGCGCCGCGCAGCAGCGTGGTGCGGTTGCGGGCGGCCCCTGCGCCGACCAGCAGTTCGTGCTCGCGCCCGAACAGCGTGAACGGTCCTTGCAGGTCGATGCTGACGTTCTGGTTGCGCGAGTGGATGTCCTTGTAGGCCGCGAACTGGGCCGAGCTTGGCAGGGCATAGCGCAGCAGGCCGATCTGCATGTCCGGCGTCTTTACTGTTTCATGCGACATCTGCAGCCTGGCCTTCCAGCCGCTGGCGAAGCGATGCTCCAGGCGCGCGAAGCCGTTGAGCGATTCCTGCTCGTAGCCCGACCAGGGAGCGGCGATGTTCAGCGAGCGCGGCATCCAGCCGACGAACTGGCCGGTGCCCGTGTAGCCCTGGATCGGCGTGGTGCCGCCCGAGCCGCGCAGCTCGCGCTGGCGGTAGGTGATGCCGGCGCTCAACAGGGTGTCGGGCGTGAGGTCGTACTCCAGCGTGCCGTAGAGCATGGAGCTGTTGCTGTGCTGGTGGTCGCGGAAGCTGTCGCCGCTCTTGCGCGAGGCCACGAGGCGGCCGCGCAGGCTGGCGTCGGCATTGAGCGGGCCCGCGATATCGGCATCGGCGCGGTAGGTGCCCCAACTGCCCGCGCCGGCCATCACGCTGGCCTGGAAGTCGCGCGTGGGGCGCTTGCGGATCAGGTTCACGGTGGCGCCATAGGCGCCGTCGCCGTTGATCAGGCCCGACGAGCCCTTGAGTACCTCGATGCGGTCGATCTCGGCCAGGTCGTCCAGCGAATACATGATGTGGGTGTTCCAGCCCCAGCCGTTGCTGAGCTGGCGGCTGCCGTCGGTCTGCAGGTTGACCGTGGAGCCGCGCACGTTGAAGGTGGTCATGTCGCTTTGGCGCACCACGGCCACGCCGGGTGTCTGCTCCAGCGCATCGGTCAGCGTCTCCAGCTTGAAGTCATCCATGCGCTGGCGTGTCATCACGCTGACGGACTGCGGCGTCTCGCGCAGTGACAGGCCCAGTCCCGTGGCCGTGCTGCTGGGGCCGGTGGCGGTGTAGGCGCCCGTGCCTTCGGTGCTGCTGCCGAGTTCGGCCTTGGCCGTGACGCGCACCTCCGCCAGCGTGGTGGCTCCTGCGGCAGCGCCCTGCGGCGTGACGGCCGGTGGGGAGGTGCGGCGCAGCGTGAAGCTGCCGTTGCCCGTGCTGGCGGCCGACAGGCCCGTGCCCGTGAGCAGCAGGGCCAGTGCCTGGGAGGGCGCATGGCTGCCCTGAAGGCCGGGGCTGTGCAGGTCGCGCACGAGATCCGGCGTATAGGCCAGCAGCACGCCCGAGGCCTTGGCGAAGCGCGTGAGCGCTGCCTCCAGCGGACCGGCCGCAATATCGTAGGACTGGCTGCGCTCACCCACCGCCTGGGCATGGGCGGGCGCTGGCTGTACGGCCAGGGTGGCCAGCGCGGTGGCCAGCGCCAGGGCCATTGCGGACAGGCCGGCGGCCGGCGCGGATGGAGCCGGACGTGCGCCGGAGCGGGTCGTGCAGGCAGGGCTGCGGTGCGGGTGGTGGAGGTCGGGCATGGTCGTCCGTTCGGTGAAACAAGAGGGAAAGGGCGGTGTTCGGCGGCGCGATGTGGCGCCTCACCCTGCTTGTCACGCGAAACCCGAAAAGGTGCAGGCCCGCGTCACGCCGGGCCGATGCGCACCCAGTAGCGAACGGGTACGTGGACGCGCACGGGCAGTACCTGCACCAGCGACTGCAGGATGCGGTCGGTGTCGTCCAGCGGGAAGACGCCCGACAGGCGCAGTGCGGACACCTCGGGCGACAGCGTGATCAGCCCGGGCCGGTAGCGGCGCAGTTCCGCGACGAAGGCGTCCAGGCGCATGTCCGAGGCGACGATCACGCCCTCATCCCAGCCCGGCCCCTCGCCGGCTGGCCCGTCGGGCCGGACCTGGGTTGCGGTCAGGCGGGCGGCTTCGCCGGCGTTCACGCGCAAGGTGGCGCCCGCATGGCTGCGCGCCTGCACCGCGCCCTCGAAGACGGTGAACCGTGTGTCTCCGGTGTCCGCGCCATGGCGTACCGAAAAGCGCGTTCCCAGCGCGCGAAGGCTGCCCGCCGGCGTCTCCACCAGAAAGGGGCGTGCCGGCGCGGCGGTGTCGTGGGCGGTGGTGACCAGCAGTTCACCGCGCAGCAGCAGCACGCGGCGCTGGCGGTCGTCATAGGCCAGGTCGATGGCCGTGCCGGTGTTGAGGAACAGGCGTGTGCCGTCGGGCAGCTGCATCTGGCGCCGCTCGCCCGTGGCGGTGCTGGCATCGGCGGTCCAGGCCTGCCAGGTCCGGCCGCCGTGCACGCTCCAGGCCAGGGTGCCTGCGCTGGCCAGGCCCGCCATGCCGGCCAGCCATTTGCGGCGCGACTGTGCCGCCCTGCGGCTGCGCGACAGCGTGGCCGAGGCCAGCTCGCCGCTGAGCGGGCCTCTGAGCCGGGCATCCGTGGCCTCGATGCGCTGCCAGGCGCGCTCGTGCAGCGGATGGGCGGCCCGCCAGGCCTGCCACTGCGCCCGTTCGGTGTCGGTGGCCGTTCCCGACCACAGCCGCACCAGCCAGTCCACCGCGCTGTCCACCACTTCGGGTGGTAGCGCGGCATCGGGGCGGGCTGCACTGTCGGCCTGCCTGTGCTGCGTCATGGGGTCCGGTCCGGGAAATAGCAGTGGCGGATGGCGCGCGCCATGTATTGCTTGACCGAGCTGACCGAGACCTGCAGCCGCCGGGCGATCTCGGCATAGGCCATGCCGTCGAGCTGTGCGTGCAGGAAGGCGGCGCGCACCTT
It encodes:
- a CDS encoding FecR domain-containing protein, with translation MTQHRQADSAARPDAALPPEVVDSAVDWLVRLWSGTATDTERAQWQAWRAAHPLHERAWQRIEATDARLRGPLSGELASATLSRSRRAAQSRRKWLAGMAGLASAGTLAWSVHGGRTWQAWTADASTATGERRQMQLPDGTRLFLNTGTAIDLAYDDRQRRVLLLRGELLVTTAHDTAAPARPFLVETPAGSLRALGTRFSVRHGADTGDTRFTVFEGAVQARSHAGATLRVNAGEAARLTATQVRPDGPAGEGPGWDEGVIVASDMRLDAFVAELRRYRPGLITLSPEVSALRLSGVFPLDDTDRILQSLVQVLPVRVHVPVRYWVRIGPA
- a CDS encoding TonB-dependent siderophore receptor; this encodes MPDLHHPHRSPACTTRSGARPAPSAPAAGLSAMALALATALATLAVQPAPAHAQAVGERSQSYDIAAGPLEAALTRFAKASGVLLAYTPDLVRDLHSPGLQGSHAPSQALALLLTGTGLSAASTGNGSFTLRRTSPPAVTPQGAAAGATTLAEVRVTAKAELGSSTEGTGAYTATGPSSTATGLGLSLRETPQSVSVMTRQRMDDFKLETLTDALEQTPGVAVVRQSDMTTFNVRGSTVNLQTDGSRQLSNGWGWNTHIMYSLDDLAEIDRIEVLKGSSGLINGDGAYGATVNLIRKRPTRDFQASVMAGAGSWGTYRADADIAGPLNADASLRGRLVASRKSGDSFRDHQHSNSSMLYGTLEYDLTPDTLLSAGITYRQRELRGSGGTTPIQGYTGTGQFVGWMPRSLNIAAPWSGYEQESLNGFARLEHRFASGWKARLQMSHETVKTPDMQIGLLRYALPSSAQFAAYKDIHSRNQNVSIDLQGPFTLFGREHELLVGAGAARNRTTLLRGARPGLNLPEVDFTQGGGAIPAPADNIPYSNDLFSNRRSYLYSAARFHLADPLKLIAGLRVTNYDQKDVTDISWYNYQLREHGVVTPYAGLVYDVSPNISVYGSYASIFKAQSAKDLQERTLPPEEGLTYEIGAKGEFFDKRLNASIAHFWMRTDNTAVEDGLMPGGDTAYRAVQGARRRGFELELSGELARGWQAQGSYVTINSNLDNASTSPRHQFKLGTTYRFAQGSLSGLTVGGAARWQSAISTSRGEATLRQDAFWVLDLMARYQINRQLSVSANINNLLDKHYFAGVTNFNAQGLYYTWGAPRSVNVSMRYDF
- a CDS encoding Bug family tripartite tricarboxylate transporter substrate binding protein produces the protein MRLPSFSQTTANATGGPRPNRRQMLAQGAALAMLCSPLAQAAPPAAAPAAHAPRAAGGAQRVASSLRIVIPANAGGGWDQTGRALGAALVACGAAERVEYENVGGKGGTIGLARFAERHGDDPDALLIGGMVMVGAVALQKPAVNMSHIQPIARLTSDYLVVAVPADSPIRNARDLVAALRADLARQSFAGGSAGGVDHMFAGLLTRAAKAAPEHLVYKPFPGGAQVVEALLKGDARMGVSGYSEFSEALASGKLRAIGVSSRRSLFGLPSFREQGLDADMANWRAVFTGKQVSAARAQALLGAVEQATQHDIWQRALRQNRWEPSWQAGRDFSGFLELEHTTASVMTYLLKLKS
- a CDS encoding winged helix-turn-helix transcriptional regulator, whose translation is MSSKENAAINQLFEKLECRYALRVLWALRDGHPQTFRLLQDSVGGITPNTLNTRIKELRECGLLEHGSDGYTVTLSGQDLLKRLSDVQAFANRWVAARAKK
- a CDS encoding Bug family tripartite tricarboxylate transporter substrate binding protein, giving the protein MRLAPDPPSEASAGPAARDAAPPRRRLLAQGAALAVLCSPLARPATGAARRVASSLRIVIPANAGGGWDQTGRALGAALVACGAAERVEYENVGGKGGTIGLARFAERHGDDPDALLIGGMVMVGAVALQKPAVNMSHIQPIARLTSDYLVVAVPADSPIRNARDLVAALRADPARQSFAGGSAGGVDHMFVYLLARAAKADPAHLVYKPFPGGAQVIEALLKGDARMGVSGYSEFSEALAGGRLRAIGVSARRELFGLPSFRKQGLDADMANWRAVFTGRQVGAARVQALLDAVKQATQHDSWQRALRHNRWEPSWQAGRDFSSFLEQEHTMASAMTYLLKLRN